A DNA window from Daucus carota subsp. sativus chromosome 3, DH1 v3.0, whole genome shotgun sequence contains the following coding sequences:
- the LOC108212480 gene encoding uncharacterized protein LOC108212480, which translates to MTNTTEQTTGNTSNPNPGFDFGNSPEGLLPTPEEQQQMLLKWREEQAAKAQSSKTKEQEAARLAKKREADELRLKALQLQREEIELQERALREALEAEADRVPEGEGNKKRNREDQDGSSDSESHSRGPRHRHVTPSDTEGEEGPHVRDRLRRMEKAMFGDKTLTHEPVIVEEIEQYRPPPGRQFPKMNEFNGKGDPIDHCDKYESLMTGMGHCDIMLCKMFKTYLKGSATMWYRSLRPRSVSSYDQLKRKFLRHYSHLCRREKDTEALIHCRQRPNEELGDYLARFKEEAGMVTNLDKVKAAGFLTAGLDPVKGKKLRSSLYDIPPKSLNDIYLRGESIRRKMESIGGHKGDRKDDRYSSRSDGRGKRNDGRRSRRDERDEKLDRGAERRRDRDSTVFTPLNTSVSKILNEIKGKPGFVRPPKMKIPDYKKNSDKYCDYHRDNGHNTDECYHLKKLIERMVKAGDLNQYVKDLRDRLGPREDKGKAPEEGERYRGEVRTIFGGTILDRSSKTAKKKYARQVYNLYSINSTKQSYPIMFSQEDYEDVMLPHEDPLVINPVIGQNKIWKVLVDGGSSVNVLYYNTYQKMNLEGKQIDTCYEAPLYGFGNQPVPIEGTIHLPLLLGKSPYTVEKQVKFYVVRVESPFNAILGRPVLTAFEAIASIPHLKLKFPTEKGVGEMRGDQKAARIIMLEDLEKDKDLGGAEGNKRRRTEDGPGGSGHALHIELEKFGNDLSNPIAEPGTETEEVELYAGCSGKMVRIGKDMESGLKEKVIDMVRRYHDVFAWGPEDMPGLDESIARHRLNVHPQAVPVKQKKRNFAVERQKVIEAEVEKLLEAKFIEEIEYPEWLANVVVVKKSNNKWRMCVDYTDLNKNCPKDHYPLPNIDQLIDATSGYQILSFLDAFSGYHQIAMDAEDIPKTAFITPKGTYAYVKMPFGLKNAGATFQRMVNKVFADQIGRNMECYVDDMIVKSLFQDHADDLKECFETLRRNNMKINPAKCTFGVCSGKFLGYMVSARGIEANPEKIKAVVEMEAPKTIRDIQKLTGRLAALRRFISRSAEKALPFFEVLKGAKNFEWGPNCIKAFEEIKEYLVKAPLLLRPDPKETLQLYLAVSDRTLGAVLVKEHEKNQHPVFYVSHMLRDAETRYPNAEKFAYGLVMASRKLRHYFQGRTIQVVTDQPLKKILSRPEASGRVVAWSVELGEYDLEYVPRTAIKAQALVDFMVECRFSGPKDLEPKEQLIRTPGKWKLFVDGSVARSKCGAGLILSSPDGFEICQAIRFTFPLTNNEAEYEALLAGMGLAKNLEVRHLRAFSDSMLVVKHFSGEYEQKEPRTKAYAAKVREQTQFFETFELSAIGREDNGRADALSRLASAETQNLTGSIYLTEVKTPSVDKKACLEIHQGINWMTPIRTYLEKGFLPLEKKEAQKIKYRAASYTLIGGRLFRRSVSQPLLRCLNPEEQLLALETVHEGICGEHLAGRSLALKILRQGFFWPTLREDAANYSKKCRQCQIHSNVPKQPPEEMTSVLSPIPFSMWAIDIVGILPTSTRQAKYCIVAIDYMTKWVEARPLSAITEQAAKKFFLEQIIVRFGIPMVCVSDNGTQFVGKKFKEFLASFGIQQRFSSVGHPQGNGAIEAANKIIFHGIKKRLGEAKGLWAEELPWVLWAYRTTPRSSTGETPFRLAYGTDSLVPVEVGLESYRTQVFNPDTNEYGLRGNLDLLEEEREAAHQRNVRYQQQASQYYDSGIRKRSFRVGDMVLRDLATSMPTKQGKLMPNWEGPYTVVEIVRPGTYKLATPDGSPIKNTWHASQLRKYYQ; encoded by the coding sequence ATGACAAACACCACCGAACAGACCACTGGAAATACCTCCAACCCAAACCCAGGTTTCGACTTTGGCAATAGTCCCGAAGGGCTGTTGCCCACCCCCGAAGAACAACAGCAGATGCTGTTGAAATGGCGAGAAGAGCAGGCTGCTAAAGCCCAGTCTTCCAAGACCAAAGAGCAAGAAGCTGCCCGACTAGCCAAGAAGAGGGAAGCCGACGAACTCCGGCTGAAGGCCCTCCAGCTACAAAGGGAAGAGATTGAGCTCCAAGAGAGAGCCCTCCGAGAGGCCTTGGAGGCCGAAGCAGATCGAGTGCCGGAAGGCGAAGGAAATAAGAAGAGGAATCGGGAAGACCAAGACGGGTCTTCGGACTCCGAGTCACATTCCCGGGGGCCTCGTCACAGGCATGTCACACCTTCGGATACCGAAGGAGAAGAAGGTCCCCACGTTAGGGACCGACTTCGCCGAATGGAGAAGGCCATGTTTGGGGACAAGACGTTGACCCATGAGCCAGTGATAGTCGAGGAGATCGAGCAATATCGGCCGCCCCCGGGTAGACAGTTCCCGAAGATGAATGAATTTAACGGGAAGGGCGACCCGATCGATCACTGCGACAAGTACGAGTCCCTGATGACTGGAATGGGGCATTGTGACATCATGCTATGCAAGATGTTCAAGACCTACCTGAAGGGATCCGCTACGATGTGGTACCGATCCCTACGACCAAGGTCGGTCAGTTCTTATGATCAATTGAAACGCAAGTTTTTGAGGCACTACTCCCACTTGTGCCGAAGAGAGAAGGATACAGAAGCCCTTATTCATTGCCGACAGAGGCCCAATGAGGAGTTGGGCGATTACTTGGCCAGGTTCAAGGAAGAAGCTGGGATGGTCACTAATCTGGATAAGGTGAAGGCTGCGGGGTTCCTGACGGCTGGTCTGGATCCGGTTAAGGGTAAGAAGCTCCGATCATCTTTGTACGATATACCCCCCAAATCGCTGAATGACATCTATTTGCGGGGAGAAAGCAtcagaaggaagatggaatccATCGGGGGACACAAGGGCGACCGGAAAGATGATCGGTACAGTTCCCGTTCGGACGGCAGGGGAAAGAGAAATGACGGCCGCCGAAGCAGGAGAGATGAAAGGGATGAAAAGCTGGATAGGGGGGCCGAACGAAGGAGAGATAGAGACAGCACTGTGTTCACTCCTCTGAATACATCTGTCTCCAAGATTCTTAACGAAATTAAAGGGAAGCCAGGATTCGTTCGACCGCCGAAGATGAAGATCCCGGATTACAAGAAGAACTCTGATAAGTATTGCGACTATCATCGGGACAACGGGCATAATACCGATGAATGCTACCACTTGAAGAAGTTGATAGAAAGGATGGTCAAGGCTGGCGATTTAAACCAGTATGTTAAGGATCTGAGGGATCGGTTGGGTCCCAGAGAAGATAAAGGGAAGGCGCCCGAAGAAGGTGAGAGGTATAGAGGTGAGGTCCGAACAATTTTCGGGGGAACAATTCTGGACCGAAGTAGCAAAACAGCTAAGAAGAAGTACGCCCGACAAGTCTACAATCTCTATagcatcaactccaccaaacaGTCGTATCCTATAATGTTTTCACAAGAAGATTATGAAGATGTTATGCTGCCACACGAGGATCCGCTGGTCATAAATCCTGTGATCGGCCAGAACAAGATCTGGAAGGTTCTGGTGGACGGGGGAAGTTCTGTTAACGTCCTCTACTACAACACCTACCAGAAGATGAACCTGGAAGGCAAGCAGATCGATACCTGCTACGAGGCACCCCTCTATGGTTTCGGCAACCAGCCGGTCCCGATTGAAGGTACGATCCACTTGCCCTTATTGCTCGGTAAATCCCCTTATACTGTGGAAAAACAGGTCAAGTTCTATGTGGTCCGAGTCGAGAGTCCCTTCAATGCCATCTTGGGAAGGCCTGTTCTCACTGCTTTCGAAGCCATTGCCTCTATTCCCCACCTTAAGTTGAAGTTCCCGACCGAAAAGGGGGTGGGCGAGATGAGAGGTGATCAGAAGGCAGCTAGGATCATTATGCTGGAAGACTTGGAGAAAGATAAGGATCTAGGTGGCGCCGAAGGAAACAAACGGCGCCGAACCGAAGATGGTCCTGGGGGCAGCGGCCATGCCCTACACATTGAGTTGGAGAAGTTTGGAAATGATCTCTCAAACCCGATAGCCGAACCTGGCACTGAAACCGAAGAGGTGGAATTATATGCAGGATGCTCGGGAAAAATGGTTCGGATCGGTAAAGATATGGAATCAGGGTTGAAGGAAAAAGTGATTGATATGGTCCGTCGCTACCATGATGTTTTTGCCTGGGGGCCCGAGGATATGCCTGGGTTGGATGAGTCGATCGCTCGGCACAGGCTGAATGTTCATCCACAGGCTGTGCCCGTTAAGCAAAAGAAGAGGAACTTCGCTGTGGAGAGGCAGAAGGTGATTGAGGCCGAAGTTGAGAAATTACTGGAGGCCAAGTTCATCGAAGAAATCGAGTATCCAGAATGGTTGGCAAATGTGGTGgtggtcaaaaagtcaaacaacaaGTGGAGAATGTGTGTCGATTATACCGACCTCAACAAGAATTGCCCGAAGGATCACTACCCCTTGCCGAACATCGATCAGCTGATAGATGCCACCTCTGGCTATCAAATACTCAGCTTTTTGGATGCATTCTCAGGGTATCATCAGATCGCCATGGATGCCGAGGATATTCCTAAGACAGCATTCATTACCCCGAAGGGAACCTATGCTTACGTCAAGATGCCCTTCGGTCTGAAAAATGCGGGGGCCACTTTCCAAAGGATGGTGAACAAAGTCTTCGCCGATCAGATAGGCCGAAACATGGAATGTTACGTAGACGATATGATAGTGAAGTCCTTGTTTCAGGATCACGCCGATGACCTCAAGGAATGCTTCGAGACTCTAAGACGGAACAACATGAAGATCAACCCCGCCAAGTGCACCTTCGGGGTTTGTAGTGGCAAGTTCCTAGGGTACATGGTCAGCGCAAGGGGGATCGAGGCGAATCCCGAGAAGATAAAGGCAGTGGTAGAAATGGAAGCCCCGAAGACCATTCGGGACATTCAGAAGCTAACAGGGCGACTGGCAGCCCTCCGAAGGTTCATCTCTCGGTCGGCAGAAAAAGCGCTCCCCTTCTTCGAAGTTTTGAAGGGAGCCAAGAATTTTGAGTGGGGGCCGAACTGCATAAAGGCCTTCGAAGAAATAAAGGAATATTTGGTTAAAGCCCCTCTGCTGCTGAGGCCCGATCCGAAGGAGACCCTCCAGCTGTACTTGGCAGTAAGTGACCGAACCCTTGGGGCGGTCTTAGTGAAGGAGCACGAGAAGAACCAACATCCGGTCTTCTATGTGTCTCATATGCTGAGGGACGCCGAAACCCGATACCCGAATGCCGAAAAGTTCGCATATGGGCTGGTCATGGCCTCCCGAAAATTGCGACACTATTTCCAAGGACGAACGATACAAGTGGTCACCGACCAACCTTTGAAGAAAATTCTCAGCCGACCGGAGGCTTCGGGCAGAGTCGTCGCCTGGTCTGTAGAATTGGGGGAATACGACCTAGAGTATGTTCCCCGAACAGCCATTAAAGCCCAAGCCTTGGTTGACTTCATGGTGGAGTGCCGTTTTTCCGGACCGAAGGACTTGGAGCCGAAGGAACAGCTCATTCGGACTCCAGGAAAGTGGAAGTTGTTTGTGGATGGGTCGGTGGCCAGGTCAAAATGTGGGGCCGGATTGATCCTTTCTAGCCCCGATGGATTTGAGATTTGTCAAGCCATCCGGTTCACTTTCCCTTTGACCAACAATGAGGCCGAGTACGAGGCCCTCTTGGCAGGAATGGGTCTAGCCAAAAATCTAGAGGTAAGGCACTTGAGGGCTTTCAGCGACTCCATGCTGGTTGTCAAGCACTTTTCTGGGGAATATGAACAGAAGGAGCCCCGAACGAAGGCTTACGCCGCTAAAGTACGGGAACAAACTCAGTTTTTCGAAACATTCGAATTAAGCGCCATCGGTCGGGAGGACAATGGACGCGCCGATGCTCTCTCTCGCTTAGCCTCGGCCGAAACACAGAATTTGACGGGGTCCATATACTTGACGGAGGTAAAAACGCCTTCGGTCGACAAGAAAGCTTGCCTAGAAATTCATCAAGGCATAAATTGGATGACCCCCATCAGAACATACTTAGAAAAGGGGTTCTTGCCCTTAGAGAAGAAGGAAGCCCAAAAGATAAAGTACCGAGCAGCTAGCTACACACTGATCGGGGGCCGACTCTTTAGGCGATCAGTCTCTCAGCCCCTGCTCCGATGCTTGAATCCAGAGGAACAGCTGTTAGCCCTGGAGACGGTTcatgaaggaatctgtggcGAACACCTGGCCGGCCGATCCCTAGCCCTAAAGATACTCCGACAGGGATTCTTTTGGCCAACCCTCAGAGAAGATGCAGCCAACTATTCCAAGAAATGCCGACAGTGTCAAATCCACAGCAATGTTCCAAAGCAACCCCCGGAAGAAATGACTTCGGTCCTCAGCCCAATACCTTTCTCCATGTGGGCCATCGACATAGTCGGAATTCTACCGACCAGCACCAGGCAAGCCAAATATTGCATAGTGGCCATTGATTACATGACAAAGTGGGTCGAAGCCCGACCACTTTCAGCTATCACCGAGCAGGCTGCCAAGAAATTCTTCCTGGAGCAGATAATCGTGAGGTTCGGAATACCGATGGTGTGTGTGTCCGATAACGGCACCCAGTTTGTCGGGAAAAAGTTCAAGGAATTCTTGGCCAGCTTCGGCATTCAACAGAGGTTTAGCTCGGTCGGTCATCCCCAAGGAAACGGGGCGATCGAGGCAGCAAACAAGATCATCTTCCACGGGATCAAGAAGCGCCTTGGAGAAGCTAAGGGACTGTGGGCCGAAGAGCTCCCTTGGGTCCTGTGGGCATACCGAACCACTCCTCGCTCTTCGACAGGAGAAACCCCGTTTCGGTTAGCTTACGGGACCGACTCGCTTGTCCCGGTTGAGGTTGGCCTGGAATCTTACCGAACCCAGGTCTTCAACCCCGATACTAATGAATATGGACTCCGAGGAAACCTGGATCTCCtagaagaagaaagagaagCCGCCCATCAGAGGAACGTCCGATATCAACAGCAAGCATCTCAGTATTATGATTCGGGAATCCGAAAGCGATCCTTCAGAGTGGGGGACATGGTTCTCCGGGATCTGGCAACTTCTATGCCAACAAAGCAAGGCAAGCTTATGCCGAACTGGGAGGGCCCATACACTGTTGTTGAGATAGTTCGGCCGGGAACGTACAAACTTGCCACTCCGGATGGAAGCCCCATTAAGAACACTTGGCATGCTTCCCAACTCCGGAAATATTATCAGTAA
- the LOC108212481 gene encoding probable trehalose-phosphate phosphatase H — protein sequence MAENQKTLGEKYCAKLEKAVTLKNWFKKKHQQDDVEFISKGRHDHKTSSHCSRDPHDTSHGDADYNSWLREHPSALSSFREIMNAARGKSIVVFLDYDGTLSPIVSDPDRAFMSNPMRSAVQEVSRHFPTAIISGRSRNKVYEFVKLKEVLYAGSHGMDIMGPPQQANTSYGGKYETRTLDENDQEFVTFQPAQEFLPQIEKMLKKLEKKTGEIDGVMIEDNRFCISVHYRHVKEQDYQKLEKLVERILKEYPKFHMTRGKKVLEIRPSIKWNKGHALEYLLETLGFTSSSDNDDAVPLYIGDDKTDEDAFNVLKSRGAGFPIIVTSKPRQTAASYSLRDPSEVLSFLIRMARWKSAHYC from the exons ATGGCTGAGAACCAAAAG ACACTGGGAGAGAAATACTGTGCCAAACTTGAAAAGGCGGTGACACTAAAAAATTGGTTCAAGAAAAAACATCAACAGGATGATGTTGAGTTCATCTCTAAAGGAAGACATGATCATAAGACTAGCAGTCACTGTAGCAGAGATCCTCATGATACAAGTCATGGTGATGCAGACTACAATTCTTGGCTG AGGGAACACCCTTCTGCATTGTCATCCTTTAGAGAAATCATGAACGCTGCTAGAGGGAAGAGCATCGTCGTGTTCCTGGATTATGACGGAACCCTCTCCCCTATCGTTAGTGATCCGGATCGTGCCTTCATGTCCAATCCG ATGCGCTCGGCAGTCCAGGAAGTCTCCAGGCACTTCCCCACAGCTATAATAAGTGGCAGAAGCCGTAACAAG GTGTACGAATTTGTGAAGCTAAAGGAGGTACTATATGCGGGGAGCCATGGGATGGACATTATGGGACCTCCGCAGCAAGCTAACACTTCCTATGGTGGCAAGTACGAGACCAGGACCTTGGACGAAAAT GATCAAGAATTTGTGACATTCCAACCTGCTCAAGAGTTTCTACCCCAAATCGAGAAG ATGTTGAAGAAGCTGGAGAAGAAAACAGGTGAAATCGACGGAGTTATGATCGAGGATAATAGGTTCTGCATCTCTGTGCACTACCGCCATGTCAAAGAACAG GATTACCAGAAGCTGGAGAAACTAGTCGAGAGGATATTAAAAGAGTATCCGAAATTTCACATGACAAGGGGTAAGAAGGTATTAGAAATCAGGCCATCGATAAAGTGGAACAAAGGGCATGCCCTCGAATATTTGCTGGAAACTCTTGGCTTTACAAGCTCAAGCGACAACGATGATGCTGTACCGCTCTACATAGGAGACGATAAAACTGATGAAGATGCTTTTAAT GTTTTAAAGAGCAGGGGAGCTGGTTTCCCGATCATAGTAACTTCGAAACCGAGACAGACAGCAGCCTCATACTCACTGCGTGATCCTTCAGAAGTTTTATCTTTCTTGATAAGAATGGCTAGATGGAAATCTGCACATTACTGTTAG
- the LOC108214407 gene encoding uncharacterized protein LOC108214407, whose product MGSHEGLSQPDVFYPNGLLPEEASSVTRVLDLERWSIAEERIAELIGNIQPNKPSEDKRNAVANYVQQLITKCFSCQVFTFGSVPLKTYLPDGDIDLTAFSKNLDLKDSWATEVRDMLQNEEKNDNAEFCVKEVQYIQAEVKLIKCLVENIVVDISFNQLGGLCTLCFLEEVDSLINQNHLFKRSIILIKAWCYYESRILGAHHGLISTYALETLVLYIFHVYNSNFTGPLEVLYRFLEFFSKFDWEHYCVSLWGPVPIVSLPEVIADPPRKDGGDLLLNKVFLRACSTVYSVFPGGQENNELPFIPKHFNVIDPLRANNNLGRSVSKGNFFRIRSAFAFGAEKLARMLDCPRENVIAEVNQFFLNTWDRHGKGHRPDALGSGLRSLRPLNLNQVNGSSDVTYPLNSKKIQSAGREVKLQKSSHLSNGILQQKGNQPFKTNSRTINNTAALQSQKTSANSTCSVVSNQNHHTPPEDDGKHNAHIDNGRNKLDQMGNKMNLRYQYERTNSTAERMGRENESLHRSRHNRTSETVREQAAASRLDYGRKNSSHESSTDNDARSNTAFSSNTAPNRLPSHSASNARQEDGNSAPETLQMHQEEQDLVNMMASSRVHSLEGHYQMPMKFASSHLPVPFSPSYLASMGYPNRIPSGMGPNGFNPYEMPWALHAHYSQGLVSMPQFTPNVRTAAHHQEEIVEPNEDYLTYRDIHNDDVDHGQWSEQNENSVQGCDPDDESLQVQQSENKKPLFSGGSTVVNAPHLPSRENYLVDGHGSIYEDRSSMENIVDNHRHHRRSEVYSSSQGSLPAARTTSSRSKLSSEGSCDGSSLKSSRSVREIRERVDRKSVQPVEHSQIYKNGLQHENDSVDFPSPRAADDSRDWIPLSTVDSEVVEDTGHRNVAPFLRLHQIPSYGTAQLSGPNSLGSVAPIPVVNESWQRTSDDHGSLPFAFYPAGPPVPFVTMLPFYGFPSETEASDGSANHFERDEDFDPSHINQSGQRTTESVDHIQNSGQLNKKWAPSEELSPEKSDFLNGDFISHWHNLQYGRSCQSPDQEPVLCPPPVVPPMYVQGHMPSDGPGRPLSANASLFTQLMGYGPGTVHVSPLQPGPNRHGGAYQASGDEIPRYRGGTGTYLPNMKLQLDRQSSKARNSKGNYGNDRKNHNADRDPNWGLDSKLQYAGRGQSRNQAEMSNTRIDRHVPNNSRPDKKLYTVNPYSMRSNHLQNGPISSSKSFVQASSNVPYGMYPVPVMNPNGAAPSGNNVPSVVMFYPYDQNMGGDSPAERQLKFGSIAPMHFSNLKDAAQLGRSSSNDDRQQRNFSVGSGHSSPDLPSSPMHHRGA is encoded by the exons ATGGGTAGTCATGAGGGATTGTCTCAGCCAGATGTATTTTATCCTAATGGTCTTTTACCGGAGGAGGCATCTTCTGTGACGAGAGTACTTGATTTGGAGAGATGGTCAATAGCTGAAGAGAGGATTGCTGAGCTGATTGGCAACATTCAGCCAAACAAACCCTCAGAAGACAAAAGAAATGCAGTTGCAAATTACGTGCAACAGCTTATTACTAAGTGTTTCTCATGTCAG gtATTTACTTTTGGATCGGTACCCCTCAAGACATACCTCCCCGATGGAGATATTGATTTAACTGCATTCAGTAAGAATCTTGATCTTAAGGACTCCTGGGCTACTGAGGTCCGTGACATGCTTCAGAATGAGGAAAAGAATGATAATGCTGAATTCTGTGTGAAAGAGGTTCAGTACATTCAGGCAGAG GTCAAACTTATAAAATGCCTTGTGGAAAATATTGTTGTGGACATATCTTTCAATCAGCTTGGTGGTTTATGTACACTTTGCTTCCTCGAGGAG GTTGACAGTTTGATAAACCAAAATCATCTATTCAAGCGCAGTATCATATTGATAAAAGCTTGGTGTTACTATGAGAGCCGAATACTCGGTGCTCATCATGGACTAATTTCAACGTATGCTTTGGAAACATTAGTGTTGTACATATTTCATGTTTACAACAGTAACTTTACAGGACCACTTGAG GTACTATATCGTTTTCTGGAGTTTTTCAGTAAATTTGATTGGGAGCATTATTGTGTTAGTCTCTGGGGTCCAGTACCAATTGTTTCACTTCCTGAAGTAATAG CTGATCCTCCTCGAAAAGATGGTGGAGATTTATTACTCAACAAAGTATTTCTCCGTGCTTGCAGCACTGTATACTCTGTTTTTCCTGGAGGTCAAGAAAACAATGAGCTACCGTTTATTCCAAAACATTTTAATGTCATCGATCCTTTACGTGCAAATAATAATCTCGGGCGTAGTGTGAGTAAAG GCAACTTCTTTAGGATTCGGAGTGCCTTTGCTTTTGGTGCTGAAAAGCTTGCAAGAATGCTTGATTGTCCTCGGGAAAATGTAATTGCAGAAGTCAATCAGTTTTTTCTGAATACATGGGATAGACATGGAAAAGGCCATCGCCCTGATGCACTGGGTTCTGGTCTTCGTAGTCTACGACCTCTTAATCTAAATCAGGTTAATGGGTCCAGTGATGTTACATATCCTTTAAACAGCAAAAAAATCCAATCTGCCGGACGTGAAGTTAAGCTTCAGAAAAGTTCTCACTTGTCTAATGGCATTCTTCAACAGAAAGGAAATCAACCCTTCAAGACTAACTCTAGGACAATTAATAATACTGCTGCGTTACAGAGCCAGAAGACATCTGCTAACTCAACTTGCTCAGTGGTATCCAATCAGAACCATCATACACCCCCAGAGGATGATGGTAAACATAATGCACACATTGACAATGGGAGAAATAAACTAGATCAGATGGGAAACAAAATGAATTTAAGGTATCAGTATGAAAGGACAAACTCAACCGCAGAGCGTATGGGAAGAGAGAATGAAAGTTTACATCGATCCAGGCATAACAGAACATCAGAAACAGTGAGGGAGCAAGCTGCTGCATCAAGATTAGATTATGGCAGGAAAAATTCTAGTCATGAATCCTCAACTGACAACGATGCAAGATCTAATACTGCCTTCTCTTCAAACACTGCTCCAAATAGACTTCCCAGTCATTCTGCCTCAAATGCCAGGCAAGAAGACGGAAACTCTGCTCCTGAGACACTGCAAATGCATCAGGAAGAACAAGATCTTGTAAACATGATGGCATCTTCAAGGGTTCATAGTCTTGAGGGACATTATCAGATGCCAATGAAGTTTGCTTCATCTCATCTGCCTGTTCCATTTTCACCTTCATATTTAGCTTCAATGGGGTACCCAAATAGAATCCCTAGCGGCATGGGCCCAAATGGTTTTAATCCATATGAGATGCCTTGGGCATTGCATGCACACTATTCTCAAGGTTTAGTGTCTATGCCTCAGTTCACTCCAAATGTAAGAACAGCTGCACATCACCAAGAGGAGATTGTTGAACCAAATGAAGATTATTTAACATACAGGGACATTCACAATGATGATGTTGATCATGGTCAATGGTCAGAGCAAAATGAAAATTCTGTCCAAGGATGTGACCCTGATGATGAGAGTCTCCAAGTGCAACAGTCAGAAAATAAGAAACCACTATTTTCTGGAGGGTCCACGGTTGTTAATGCGCCTCACCTTCCAAGCAGGGAGAATTATTTAGTGGATGGCCATGGGTCAATATATGAAGACAGAAGTTCGATGGAAAATATAGTTGATAATCATCGACATCATAGACGAAGTGAGGTTTATTCTTCAAGCCAAGGCTCTCTGCCTGCCGCACGGACCACTTCATCGAGATCTAAACTGTCTTCTGAAGGTTCATGTGATGGGTCATCTTTGAAGAGTTCTAGGTCTGTAAGGGAAATTCGCGAAAGGGTGGACAGGAAATCTGTTCAACCTGTTGAACATTCTCAAATTTATAAGAACGGATTACAACATGAAAACGATTCTGTTGACTTTCCTTCTCCTCGGGCTGCTGATGACAGTCGAGATTGGATTCCGTTGTCAACTGTTGATTCTGAAGTTGTAGAGGACACGGGACATAGGAATGTAGCTCCTTTTCTTCGCTTGCATCAAATACCTAGTTATGGAACAGCACAGTTGAGTGGGCCGAATTCATTAGGTTCTGTCGCTCCAATTCCTGTAGTTAATGAATCATGGCAAAGAACATCTGATGACCATGGTTCTCTGCCCTTTGCATTTTATCCTGCAGGACCACCAGTACCTTTCGTAACAATGCTTCCATTCTATGGCTTTCCATCTGAGACAGAAGCCTCAGATGGATCTGCAAATCATTTTGAGAGGGATGAGGATTTCGATCCATCCCACATCAATCAATCTGGTCAAAGGACGACCGAAAGTGTTGATCATATACAAAATTCTGGTCAATTAAACAAGAAGTGGGCGCCCTCGGAGGAGCTTTCTCCAGAGAAGTCTGATTTTCTGAATGGCGACTTCATCAGCCACTGGCACAATCTCCAGTATGGACGTTCCTGCCAGAGTCCTGACCAGGAACCTGTGCTTTGTCCTCCACCAGTTGTACCTCCAATGTATGTTCAGGGACATATGCCATCAGATGGCCCTGGAAGACCTTTGTCTGCTAATGCCAGCCTTTTCACTCAGCTTATGGGTTATGGTCCTGGTACTGTTCATGTTTCACCTCTCCAGCCTGGTCCTAATAGACATGGAGGTGCTTATCAGGCTTCCGGTGATGAAATACCTAGATATCGTGGTGGAACTGGAACATACCTTCCCAATATG AAACTTCAGTTGGACCGACAGTCTTCCAAGGCCCGGAACAGCAAAGGGAACTACGGTAATGATCGCAAGAATCATAATGCTGATAGAGACCCGAACTGGGGTCTTGACTCAAAGCTACAATATGCTGGTCGTGGCCAAAGTCGAAACCAAGCTGAGATGTCAAACACAAGAATAGATCGACATGTTCCCAACAACAGTCGACCTGATAAGAAGTTGTATACAGTCAACCCTTATTCAATGCGTTCAAACCATCTACAGAATGGCCCAATCAGCTCTTCAAAATCATTTGTTCAAGCTTCTAGCAATGTACCATATGGCATGTATCCTGTGCCAGTAATGAATCCAAACGGAGCTGCTCCTTCAGGAAACAATGTTCCTTCTGTTGTTATGTTTTATCCTTATGACCAAAACATGGGTGGTGATTCACCTGCTGAACGACAACTCAAGTTTGGTTCTATTGCACCTATGCATTTCTCTAACCTGAAAGATGCGGCACAGCTTGGTAGAAGTTCATCCAATGACGACAGACAACAGCGAAATTTTTCAGTAGGTTCTGGCCATTCTTCACCAGATTTACCCTCTTCACCAATGCATCACAG GGGCGCATGA